A genomic region of uncultured Paludibaculum sp. contains the following coding sequences:
- the murF gene encoding UDP-N-acetylmuramoyl-tripeptide--D-alanyl-D-alanine ligase, translated as MNLLVAGKQCTSVSTDSRTVAAGALFVALQGPTHDGHDHVRAAFARGAVAAVVEREIEGAGPQLVVPDALVWLQQRSKQERERWGGLVVAITGSAGKTTTKDAVAEVISRRYRTGKTAGNYNNHIGVPLSILNLADDAEVAVIEIGMNHAGEIRELAALARPDIAVVTNVGSAHIENLGSLEEIALAKRELIESLGPAGIAVLNGDDERVRAFADVHPGRTILYGTGDFSSIEVAHVRASNVEYLSEGSRFDVADVGSFFCPLPARGGVMAALAALAVAKALGMELNELKDAVAALQPPKMRLVRMERGGMVIWNDCYNSNPEAAKMMLDLLADTPATRRIAVLGEMLELGRWSEDLHREVGSYAARRGISVLVGIRGAARHLVDAGLDAGLAPGAAHFFPEPSEAGRFVKTLAKSGDALLFKGSRGTRVELALEEFLN; from the coding sequence ATGAACCTCCTGGTAGCCGGCAAGCAGTGCACGTCCGTGAGCACCGACAGCCGCACGGTGGCAGCCGGAGCACTGTTCGTGGCCCTGCAAGGGCCGACCCACGACGGACACGACCACGTCCGCGCCGCATTTGCGCGCGGTGCCGTGGCGGCTGTAGTGGAGCGGGAAATTGAGGGGGCGGGACCGCAGTTGGTGGTGCCGGACGCGCTGGTCTGGCTGCAGCAGCGCTCCAAACAGGAACGTGAGCGGTGGGGCGGTCTGGTGGTGGCCATCACGGGCAGCGCTGGAAAGACGACGACGAAAGACGCGGTGGCCGAGGTGATCTCACGCCGGTACCGCACGGGCAAGACGGCTGGCAACTACAACAACCATATCGGGGTGCCGCTATCGATCCTGAATCTGGCCGACGACGCGGAAGTCGCGGTGATCGAAATTGGCATGAACCATGCCGGTGAGATCCGCGAACTGGCCGCCCTGGCGCGGCCGGACATCGCTGTGGTGACGAACGTGGGCAGCGCCCACATCGAGAACTTGGGCTCCTTGGAGGAGATCGCGCTGGCGAAGCGCGAGTTGATCGAAAGCCTGGGACCGGCGGGCATCGCGGTGTTGAACGGCGATGACGAACGCGTTCGCGCGTTTGCCGACGTACATCCGGGCAGGACAATCCTCTACGGGACCGGTGACTTTTCTTCCATCGAGGTAGCCCACGTCCGGGCCTCAAACGTCGAGTACCTTTCCGAGGGCTCGAGGTTTGATGTCGCGGACGTGGGCTCTTTTTTTTGCCCCCTCCCTGCGCGCGGCGGCGTGATGGCTGCCTTGGCCGCGTTGGCGGTAGCGAAAGCCCTCGGGATGGAATTGAACGAATTGAAGGATGCCGTAGCGGCGCTGCAGCCGCCCAAGATGCGCCTGGTGCGTATGGAGCGCGGCGGCATGGTGATTTGGAACGACTGTTATAACTCGAATCCGGAAGCGGCAAAGATGATGCTGGATCTGCTGGCCGACACTCCGGCCACGCGCCGCATTGCGGTTCTGGGCGAGATGTTGGAACTTGGACGCTGGTCTGAGGACCTGCACCGGGAAGTGGGTAGTTACGCGGCCCGGCGCGGGATTTCTGTGCTTGTAGGGATTCGCGGCGCCGCCAGGCATCTCGTCGACGCAGGACTGGACGCCGGGCTTGCGCCCGGCGCCGCGCATTTTTTCCCCGAGCCCTCGGAAGCGGGCCGTTTTGTCAAGACGTTGGCGAAGAGCGGAGATGCCCTCCTCTTCAAAGGCTCCCGCGGCACACGCGTGGAGTTGGCGCTGGAGGAGTTTCTCAACTAG
- the mraY gene encoding phospho-N-acetylmuramoyl-pentapeptide-transferase: MLYWLLYEQLFPQFTPFRIFGYVTFRTLVASITALLLSILLGPWFIRRLRALQIGQHIREEGPESHQKKAGTPTMGGLLILTSVIIPTLLFTNLRNPYVWVALFGLVGYGIIGFLDDYAKVKKARNLGLTARQKLALQVLMMLVLGVWLLILHAKGLYDTAMNVPFLKNVRPSLLITGLLGNPWTYPLAFIFFFGFLFFVIVGSSNAVNLTDGLDGLAAGLMIIASGAMTVLSYVSGHAQFAHYLGLTRLAGTAELTIFCASLTGASLGFLWYNGHPAEVFMGDVGSLALGGSLGIVSVLIKQEILLIFIGGIYVIELLSVVIQVVSFKTRGKRVFLMAPIHHHFEKMGWDETKVVVRFWIAGLVMALLALTTLKLR; this comes from the coding sequence ATGCTCTACTGGCTGCTGTACGAGCAACTATTTCCGCAGTTCACGCCGTTCCGCATCTTCGGCTACGTGACGTTCCGGACGCTGGTTGCCAGCATCACGGCTTTGCTGCTGTCCATCCTGCTGGGTCCGTGGTTCATCCGGCGCCTGCGAGCGCTCCAGATCGGGCAACACATCCGGGAGGAAGGGCCGGAAAGTCACCAGAAGAAAGCGGGCACTCCGACCATGGGCGGCCTGCTGATTCTGACGTCGGTCATCATTCCCACTCTGCTGTTCACCAACCTGCGAAACCCTTACGTGTGGGTGGCGCTGTTCGGTTTGGTGGGCTACGGCATTATCGGATTCCTGGACGACTACGCCAAGGTCAAGAAGGCGCGCAACCTGGGCCTGACCGCCCGGCAGAAGCTGGCTCTACAGGTACTGATGATGCTGGTGCTGGGCGTCTGGCTGCTGATCCTGCATGCCAAAGGCCTCTACGACACGGCCATGAACGTGCCGTTTCTGAAGAACGTCAGACCCAGCCTGCTGATCACCGGATTGCTGGGCAACCCGTGGACTTACCCGCTCGCATTCATCTTTTTCTTCGGCTTCCTGTTCTTCGTGATCGTCGGCTCCTCGAATGCCGTGAATCTCACCGATGGTCTTGACGGCCTGGCGGCAGGATTGATGATCATCGCCAGCGGGGCGATGACCGTGCTGAGTTATGTCAGCGGCCACGCACAGTTTGCTCACTATCTGGGTCTCACCCGTCTGGCCGGAACGGCGGAACTGACCATCTTCTGCGCGTCGCTCACCGGAGCTTCGCTCGGCTTCCTCTGGTACAACGGGCATCCCGCGGAAGTCTTCATGGGCGATGTGGGCTCGCTTGCACTGGGTGGAAGTCTGGGCATTGTTTCGGTGCTGATCAAGCAGGAGATCTTGCTTATCTTCATCGGCGGCATCTACGTCATTGAACTATTGAGCGTGGTAATTCAGGTCGTTAGTTTCAAGACCCGGGGCAAACGGGTCTTTCTGATGGCCCCCATCCACCATCATTTCGAGAAGATGGGATGGGACGAGACCAAGGTGGTCGTGCGGTTCTGGATTGCGGGTCTGGTGATGGCGCTGCTGGCCCTCACGACCCTGAAATTGCGGTAG
- the murD gene encoding UDP-N-acetylmuramoyl-L-alanine--D-glutamate ligase, with protein sequence MEVNGLRVTVFGMGKSGRATVDLLKAHGAVVRASDVKTTAELPGLGVEFVPQGSAALENCDLAVLSPGVPPNQPMFEDAARRGVKIVGDVEAASWFLRGPILGITGANGKTTTTALVGHLLQTAGIACQVGGNIGTPVAAMVESSRDDQWNVLELSSFQLETSDTLHVKIAAALNVTPDHLDRHGSFENYAAAKARIFRNQTASDFAVLNAENEPTVRYAALTQARVHWFHAGATVKPGFYRQDDQLMADGVPFLAVPEVKLRGRHNLENILAAACAAHLAGAPLESLGGGVLSFPGVEHRIEFVRTVNGTAYYNDSKATNVDATVKALESFDRGLWVILGGKDKNSDYTVLRGLLRDRAKAVLLIGAAAEKIATHLGDCVRLEQCGDLAHAVALAHREALPGDTVLLAPACASFDQFSGYEQRGRVFKQLVSALEN encoded by the coding sequence ATGGAAGTGAATGGATTACGTGTCACGGTGTTCGGGATGGGCAAGTCCGGCCGGGCGACGGTCGACTTGCTCAAAGCTCATGGAGCCGTGGTGCGGGCATCCGACGTGAAGACCACGGCGGAGTTGCCTGGACTCGGCGTGGAATTTGTGCCTCAGGGCTCGGCGGCTCTGGAGAATTGCGACCTGGCGGTGCTTTCTCCTGGAGTGCCACCTAATCAGCCGATGTTTGAAGACGCCGCTCGCCGCGGCGTGAAGATCGTCGGCGATGTCGAGGCGGCTTCCTGGTTTCTGCGTGGTCCGATCCTCGGCATCACCGGGGCTAACGGAAAGACGACAACCACGGCACTGGTCGGGCACCTGCTGCAAACGGCCGGTATCGCGTGCCAGGTGGGCGGGAACATCGGCACTCCGGTGGCCGCGATGGTAGAGAGTTCGCGCGACGATCAATGGAATGTGCTGGAGCTTTCCAGCTTCCAGTTGGAGACTTCGGACACCCTGCACGTGAAGATCGCAGCGGCGCTGAATGTCACTCCGGATCACCTGGACCGCCATGGCTCCTTTGAGAACTATGCCGCCGCCAAGGCGCGCATTTTCCGCAATCAGACGGCCTCCGACTTTGCCGTTCTGAATGCCGAAAACGAGCCGACGGTGCGCTACGCGGCACTCACGCAGGCGCGGGTTCACTGGTTTCACGCGGGCGCCACCGTAAAGCCCGGCTTCTATCGCCAGGACGATCAACTCATGGCCGACGGGGTCCCGTTCCTGGCTGTGCCCGAGGTGAAGCTGCGCGGCCGGCACAATCTGGAAAACATTCTGGCCGCGGCCTGCGCAGCCCACCTGGCCGGAGCTCCGCTAGAGTCTCTGGGCGGAGGCGTGCTGTCATTCCCAGGCGTGGAGCATCGCATTGAGTTCGTGCGTACAGTGAACGGAACCGCCTACTATAACGACTCCAAGGCGACAAACGTCGATGCCACGGTGAAGGCGCTGGAGTCGTTCGATCGCGGCCTGTGGGTGATCCTGGGCGGCAAGGACAAGAACAGTGACTACACCGTGCTGCGCGGGTTGCTGCGCGACCGGGCCAAGGCGGTCCTGCTGATTGGCGCGGCAGCGGAGAAGATCGCAACCCATCTAGGCGATTGCGTCCGGCTGGAACAGTGCGGTGATCTCGCCCATGCCGTGGCTCTGGCACACCGCGAGGCGCTACCCGGTGACACCGTCCTTCTGGCGCCGGCATGCGCCAGCTTTGATCAGTTTTCGGGCTATGAACAGCGAGGCAGGGTATTTAAGCAGTTGGTGAGCGCTCTGGAGAACTAG